One Williamsia phyllosphaerae DNA segment encodes these proteins:
- a CDS encoding HNH endonuclease signature motif containing protein, whose protein sequence is MIECPSTEERTDARGESGPTSGKPSWSGVPAAAVGLLADPIGAPVNDLLLDMKHAAAGQSFLEWVRFQRAAELHTQLVAPDEANDKRRLDVLSRCATRIAVVHAIPQATAERLLDTSIALRDRLPGVSDCLRDGLITAQQVRTIVERTDLVLDPDLQSLVDADIAATLRRGGSWSTPRMRDMIDRIVFRVDPAAVRARRARARDARGYWFERGEDGMATINSSMTAENAIAMTRRIAQLASCVCRDDPRTKQALGSDALFCLAMGVAWECQCGGDHCEAPTVPEPSAPAPRDIPGASGTTTVIHVLCDLETAAGDGEHPGFLDGYGVVSADHVQEMLSEPGTKIRPIGADDAPLPSTQPSDPYRPSTALDTVIRARGLYCDIPGCNQPAWRCDLDHTDEYDHENPERGGQTTPAGLGPKCRFHHNMKTFSDFLDTLVIGDDGRAETSIITPEGLIVPGPAFTGDDLFPSLRDIRFEQPTHAPPPTDDEPDREPTRRRTRLEEKHARRRNARVANQQAIDDAAAVAETAAAEFETKAADDPHGIHDLGRVASSETRPADYGFDDDSEPPF, encoded by the coding sequence CCATCGGCGCGCCGGTCAACGACCTCCTACTGGACATGAAGCACGCCGCGGCGGGTCAGTCGTTTCTCGAGTGGGTGCGATTCCAGCGGGCCGCGGAGTTGCACACGCAACTCGTGGCGCCGGACGAGGCGAACGACAAGCGCCGGTTGGATGTGTTGTCGCGGTGCGCGACCCGGATCGCGGTCGTGCACGCGATCCCGCAGGCCACCGCGGAACGCCTGCTGGACACCTCGATCGCATTGCGGGACCGGCTGCCGGGGGTGAGCGACTGCCTGCGGGACGGACTGATCACGGCCCAACAGGTCAGGACGATCGTCGAACGCACCGATCTCGTCCTCGACCCGGACCTGCAGTCGTTGGTCGATGCCGACATCGCCGCAACACTGCGCCGAGGCGGATCGTGGTCGACGCCCCGCATGCGCGACATGATCGACCGGATCGTGTTCCGCGTCGACCCGGCCGCCGTTCGAGCTCGACGGGCACGGGCCCGCGATGCCCGTGGGTACTGGTTCGAACGCGGCGAGGACGGCATGGCGACGATCAACTCGTCGATGACGGCCGAGAACGCCATCGCCATGACGCGACGGATCGCGCAATTGGCCTCGTGCGTGTGTCGTGACGACCCACGGACGAAACAGGCCCTTGGCAGTGACGCCCTGTTCTGCCTCGCGATGGGCGTCGCCTGGGAATGCCAGTGCGGCGGCGACCACTGCGAAGCACCCACCGTGCCCGAGCCGAGTGCGCCCGCACCGAGGGACATTCCGGGCGCCTCGGGGACGACCACCGTCATCCACGTCCTGTGCGACCTCGAGACCGCGGCCGGCGACGGAGAGCACCCCGGGTTCCTCGATGGCTACGGCGTCGTGTCGGCAGACCATGTGCAGGAAATGCTGTCGGAGCCCGGGACGAAGATCCGGCCGATCGGCGCCGACGATGCACCCCTCCCGTCGACTCAACCCAGCGATCCGTACCGTCCGTCGACCGCCCTGGACACCGTCATCCGCGCTCGTGGTCTGTACTGCGACATCCCCGGCTGCAACCAACCGGCGTGGCGCTGCGACCTCGACCACACCGACGAGTACGACCACGAGAACCCGGAGCGCGGTGGCCAGACCACTCCCGCCGGACTGGGCCCCAAGTGCCGGTTCCACCACAACATGAAGACGTTCAGCGACTTCCTCGACACCCTGGTCATCGGCGATGACGGTCGCGCGGAGACCAGCATCATCACCCCCGAGGGGCTGATCGTGCCCGGGCCGGCGTTCACCGGCGACGACCTGTTCCCGTCGCTGCGCGACATCCGATTCGAACAACCCACCCACGCTCCGCCGCCCACGGACGACGAACCGGATCGTGAACCCACCAGACGCCGAACCCGCCTGGAGGAGAAGCACGCCCGCCGACGAAACGCACGCGTCGCCAACCAGCAGGCGATCGACGACGCGGCAGCGGTAGCCGAGACAGCCGCAGCCGAGTTCGAGACGAAGGCGGCAGACGACCCGCACGGCATCCACGACCTCGGACGAGTCGCCTCGTCCGAGACCCGCCCCGCCGACTACGGGTTCGACGACGACAGCGAACCGCCCTTCTGA
- the ppk2 gene encoding polyphosphate kinase 2, with the protein MSELKDHYLAPVTDIVDLSTSIGREQLADIVDLADTSGFSVDDTDDDDPRLILKSDHAVVDTWREDYPYDERMSRADYEMEKRLLQIELLKLQNWTKETGARVVLLFEGRDAAGKGGTIKRFMEHLNPRGARVVALEKPSERESTQWYFQRYVKHLPAAGELVLLDRSWYNRTGVERVMGFCTDAEHERFVRQVPLFEKMLIDDGIHLVKFWFSVTALEQRTRFAIRQVDPVRQWKLSPMDLASLDKWDKYTAAKEEMFSHTDTDFAPWTVVKSNDKKRARVNAMRHVLSLFAYDGKDDSIVATPDPLIVGRAKSLIGE; encoded by the coding sequence GTGAGTGAACTCAAGGATCATTACCTGGCGCCCGTCACCGACATCGTCGATCTCAGCACGTCCATCGGTCGCGAGCAGCTCGCCGACATCGTCGACCTGGCGGACACGTCGGGGTTCTCCGTCGACGACACCGACGACGACGATCCCCGGCTGATCCTCAAGTCCGACCACGCGGTGGTCGACACGTGGCGCGAGGACTACCCGTACGACGAGCGCATGTCGCGCGCCGACTACGAGATGGAGAAGCGGCTCCTGCAGATCGAGCTGCTCAAACTGCAGAACTGGACGAAGGAGACCGGCGCGCGGGTCGTCCTGCTGTTCGAGGGGCGCGACGCCGCGGGTAAGGGCGGCACGATCAAGCGGTTCATGGAGCACCTCAATCCGCGTGGTGCGCGGGTCGTCGCGCTGGAGAAGCCGTCTGAGCGGGAGTCCACCCAGTGGTACTTCCAGCGCTACGTCAAGCATCTGCCCGCCGCGGGGGAGCTCGTCCTGCTCGACCGCTCCTGGTACAACCGCACCGGCGTCGAACGGGTGATGGGTTTCTGCACCGATGCCGAGCACGAGCGTTTCGTCCGCCAGGTCCCACTCTTCGAGAAGATGCTGATCGACGACGGCATCCACCTCGTGAAGTTCTGGTTCTCGGTCACCGCCCTGGAGCAGCGCACCCGGTTCGCGATCCGGCAGGTCGACCCGGTGCGGCAGTGGAAGTTGTCGCCGATGGATCTGGCCTCGCTGGACAAGTGGGACAAGTACACCGCCGCCAAGGAAGAGATGTTCTCCCACACCGACACCGACTTCGCCCCGTGGACGGTGGTCAAGAGCAACGACAAGAAGCGTGCGCGCGTCAACGCCATGCGCCACGTGCTGAGTCTGTTCGCCTACGACGGCAAGGACGACTCCATCGTCGCCACCCCGGATCCGCTGATCGTCGGGCGCGCGAAGAGCCTCATCGGCGAGTAA
- a CDS encoding DUF6764 family protein, which yields MFRVDRRSALRGVAVAFIGSSAVALTSLIGAGGASAAPLVCDAVNGQQVNRVVGTGGCGARALTPSRAHAEDRSGVGTAVASAQRNGRANSYNTAPKSSALSGADSGGTSYSVTTGPGGLAVSQARLGGTSIAVAGIGGNAFSGAGGVRCSGGAAAAYDTTTGTYCFGTGRTYFTNVR from the coding sequence ATGTTTCGTGTTGATCGTCGGTCCGCTCTACGCGGCGTCGCAGTGGCCTTCATCGGGTCCTCCGCGGTGGCCCTCACCTCGTTGATCGGCGCGGGCGGCGCGTCGGCCGCCCCGCTCGTCTGCGATGCGGTCAACGGCCAGCAGGTCAACCGCGTTGTCGGCACCGGCGGCTGCGGCGCGAGGGCGCTGACCCCGAGCCGTGCGCACGCCGAGGACCGCAGTGGTGTCGGCACCGCCGTCGCCTCGGCGCAGCGCAACGGTCGGGCCAACTCGTACAACACCGCGCCGAAGTCCAGTGCGCTCTCCGGCGCTGATTCCGGTGGCACGAGCTACTCGGTCACCACCGGACCGGGCGGGCTCGCGGTCTCGCAGGCACGCCTCGGCGGCACCTCGATCGCCGTGGCCGGCATCGGCGGCAACGCGTTCTCCGGCGCCGGCGGCGTGCGCTGCTCGGGTGGTGCGGCCGCGGCTTACGACACCACCACGGGCACCTACTGCTTCGGTACCGGTCGGACGTACTTCACCAACGTGCGCTGA
- a CDS encoding SRPBCC family protein, producing MAVSGETEFDVDVAPSVIMEILLDVEALPDWSGPHKSAEIVETHSDGSPKRVKVAVSMAGLTDNEVLDYTWTDNSCSWELVEADQLSSQKGKYTVTEKNGGAHVAFELEADLKIKLPGMIVKQAQKKAVDTAKKGLIAEAKRRSS from the coding sequence ATGGCTGTCAGTGGAGAAACCGAATTCGATGTCGACGTCGCGCCGTCGGTGATCATGGAGATCTTGCTCGATGTGGAGGCGCTGCCCGACTGGTCGGGACCGCACAAGAGTGCCGAGATCGTCGAGACGCATTCCGACGGTTCTCCGAAGCGCGTCAAGGTCGCCGTCAGCATGGCCGGACTGACCGACAACGAGGTGCTCGACTACACCTGGACCGACAACTCGTGCTCCTGGGAACTGGTGGAGGCCGATCAGCTGTCGTCGCAGAAGGGCAAGTACACCGTCACCGAGAAGAACGGCGGTGCGCATGTCGCCTTTGAGCTCGAGGCCGACCTGAAGATCAAGCTCCCCGGGATGATCGTCAAGCAGGCCCAGAAGAAGGCGGTCGACACCGCGAAAAAGGGACTCATCGCCGAGGCGAAGCGCCGCAGTTCCTAG